A section of the Streptomyces sp. SCL15-4 genome encodes:
- a CDS encoding alpha/beta hydrolase, producing the protein MPLDPQIETLLKEVATGGRPAPETLTVAENRAFGRAFGALAGAPVPVADVRDTTVPATGRDVPVRIYRPFTEPDAGPLPVTLFFHGGGWVFGDLDTQDNIARIMASRSGTIVVSVDYRLAPEHRFPAAVDDAYAALTWIVGNAPGFGGDRERIAVFGESAGGNLAAVLAQESLRRGGPRITLQVLAYPAVDRFDDSPSMYENMTGPVLSRSYLEWFWGAYLSTPDQGADPRVSPARSDELAGLAPAVIVTAENDPLRDQGDHYARKLADAGVPVQHLPVEGAIHGFLSFTGSVQLSRDVLNQLSDTVAAVFN; encoded by the coding sequence ATGCCCCTCGACCCCCAGATCGAGACCCTGCTCAAGGAAGTGGCCACAGGAGGCAGACCGGCTCCCGAAACCCTGACGGTGGCGGAGAACCGCGCGTTCGGGCGCGCCTTCGGCGCCCTGGCCGGCGCTCCCGTACCGGTCGCCGACGTCCGGGACACCACGGTCCCTGCCACCGGCCGCGACGTACCCGTCCGTATCTACCGGCCCTTCACCGAGCCGGACGCCGGGCCACTGCCCGTGACGCTCTTCTTCCACGGTGGCGGATGGGTCTTCGGCGACCTGGACACCCAGGACAACATCGCCCGCATCATGGCCAGCCGCTCCGGCACGATCGTGGTCTCCGTCGACTACCGGCTGGCACCCGAGCACCGCTTCCCGGCCGCGGTCGACGACGCCTACGCCGCGCTGACCTGGATCGTGGGCAACGCCCCCGGCTTCGGGGGCGACAGAGAGCGCATCGCCGTGTTCGGCGAAAGCGCCGGCGGCAACCTTGCCGCGGTTCTCGCACAGGAATCCCTGCGCCGCGGGGGACCTCGCATCACGCTCCAGGTGCTCGCCTACCCGGCGGTCGACCGGTTCGACGACAGCCCCTCGATGTACGAGAACATGACGGGCCCGGTCCTCTCCCGTTCCTACCTCGAGTGGTTCTGGGGCGCCTACCTCAGCACCCCGGACCAGGGCGCCGACCCGCGGGTCTCGCCGGCACGCTCCGACGAACTGGCCGGACTTGCTCCCGCCGTCATCGTTACTGCCGAGAACGACCCCCTGCGCGACCAGGGCGACCACTACGCCCGCAAGCTAGCCGACGCCGGCGTTCCGGTCCAGCACCTCCCGGTCGAGGGAGCCATTCACGGCTTCCTCTCGTTCACCGGCTCGGTGCAGCTCTCGCGGGACGTACTGAACCAGCTCTCGGACACCGTGGCCGCAGTCTTCAACTGA
- a CDS encoding TetR/AcrR family transcriptional regulator, with amino-acid sequence MSAPAKTGEPKRQRLTTGGRKTRERIIEAAAELMFHRGAGGTSIPDIQAAAGVSASQIYHYFGDKQGLVLAVIDHQTDIRLAQQRPLLDNLDSIEALREWCDRAGSRQDERGCEGGCEIGSLASELADGDQSARTRLVSAFDRWEGPIRSGLARMQARGELSERADTAALATALLAAIQGGMLLSQVRRSSTAYRQAVSAVIDHIESYLVR; translated from the coding sequence ATGAGCGCACCAGCGAAGACCGGAGAGCCGAAGAGACAGCGGCTCACCACGGGGGGCCGCAAGACCCGCGAACGCATCATCGAGGCCGCTGCGGAGCTGATGTTCCACCGCGGCGCGGGGGGCACGAGCATCCCGGACATCCAGGCGGCCGCCGGGGTCAGCGCGTCGCAGATCTACCACTACTTCGGCGACAAGCAGGGCCTGGTCCTGGCGGTCATCGACCACCAGACGGACATCCGGCTCGCCCAGCAGCGTCCGCTGCTGGACAACCTGGACAGCATCGAGGCCCTGCGCGAGTGGTGCGACAGGGCAGGGAGCCGACAGGACGAAAGAGGATGCGAAGGCGGCTGCGAGATCGGCTCGCTCGCCAGCGAACTCGCCGACGGCGACCAGTCGGCACGGACCAGACTCGTCTCCGCCTTCGACCGGTGGGAAGGGCCCATCAGGTCGGGACTCGCACGCATGCAGGCACGGGGCGAGCTGAGCGAGCGCGCCGATACCGCCGCGCTCGCCACCGCTTTGCTGGCCGCCATCCAGGGCGGCATGCTGCTGTCCCAGGTCCGCCGGTCGAGCACCGCCTACCGGCAGGCCGTGTCAGCGGTGATTGACCACATCGAGAGCTACCTCGTCCGGTAG
- a CDS encoding DUF6233 domain-containing protein — MPTSPPPAPDQALVPVRVLLPGGQEVVARLWARRQLPGGWRYHIGIPVYKNGPGDTVEAAEYRVWVRAPDHVRPVPGVSYDQVPTEYLPKPSVVDQVLGPRRPSGWVLAKAGGRGPGRGGAVHAVDCEEAPARAQVLTLDRALDGAQQPGVRLCSLCGAAAELDPFSRASTTPWTTDTSRAQPVALCGSCLSPG, encoded by the coding sequence ATGCCGACGTCTCCTCCGCCCGCCCCTGATCAGGCCTTGGTGCCGGTGCGGGTCCTCCTGCCCGGCGGCCAGGAGGTCGTCGCACGGCTGTGGGCACGCCGCCAGCTGCCCGGCGGATGGCGCTACCACATCGGCATACCCGTCTACAAAAACGGGCCCGGGGACACCGTGGAGGCGGCCGAGTACCGGGTCTGGGTGCGGGCGCCGGACCACGTGCGACCCGTGCCCGGCGTCTCGTACGACCAGGTGCCCACCGAGTACCTGCCGAAGCCGTCGGTCGTGGACCAGGTCCTCGGGCCACGCCGCCCGTCGGGATGGGTGCTGGCGAAGGCCGGCGGCCGCGGTCCCGGCCGGGGCGGTGCCGTACACGCCGTCGACTGCGAGGAGGCCCCGGCCCGCGCACAGGTGCTGACGCTGGACCGGGCCCTGGACGGTGCCCAGCAGCCGGGCGTCCGGCTGTGCTCACTGTGCGGCGCCGCCGCCGAGCTTGACCCATTCTCAAGGGCTTCGACCACGCCTTGGACGACTGACACGTCCAGGGCTCAGCCTGTTGCCCTGTGTGGCTCCTGCCTCAGTCCCGGATGA
- a CDS encoding LamG domain-containing protein, whose translation MEVAADRTEYSTTHANPDGSFTLTQSTTPQRVKEEDGGWGVVDPVLERRADGRIAPKGAVVDLSFAGGGSGADMIRLGKNGRSITLDWTGALPEPVLDGPTATYADVFDGVDLQLAATAEGYREVLVVKTPQAAQNPALEQVKLTAAGDGLSVAPGAGGGLRAVDEDGNAVFRGPAGQMWDSAGDNETGPQPQLTRASAPTAAGPQDNDDPSRPGDGDATAVLPVKVDDGAVTVHPDLDLLRGKDTVYPVYIDPSVGLGVAERTKLSSDGDKFWMFDGDKGVGKCGTADGYYCGGGYVDRMYFEFAPTNLAGKYVLDATFRARETWSFNCDPHWVDLVRTDNISEGTRWPGPQQLDLMGDQNVAAGRGDLCSPDQPDKTIEFNDSSAESDENLTSTVRSFADGKISRLTLMLRAKDEGDPRAWKRFDDNAELQVVFAYRPGVPTSVGVIPGSGTTGYCNKSSSDPLVVTRKDPMVQARVQTLVEAHKGDEEGSLQAEYVIERGDDAAWHQVWTGHMPDTGWHPDETLEKMRTSDRADKGLYRYKARTQSHWSYSGKSGDLWSSYSPWCYFKIDSTAPKAPRITAGSPYTECTANLCEGKGGPGIPGSFTFQPNTADIDASGHTDVTAYEYKLLSTAAKQISGTTKVQVKDVAPPLSGTQVLSVRAKDVYNRWGTPEEFVFKVAPAEGETGRWHFEGIPGSGTMTSKDYATVGPRHDATLVGPEGTGWSTRARLGDADNSLRLNDDTTDPAKQNGYAATSTAAVNTQDSFTVSAWVQLTNASANRAVLSAPGSDNSSFALYYSSALKKWVFNRADKDVVDPVYIRSVADRDNPPLKVWTHVAGVFKTEGDDNIPDTDPGNDTIQLFINGRPQGTPVPLSKTAPGYTPWTAAGGLQFGRSKAGGTYTNYHFGLLDEAAVWQRALNPAEVAAEAAASQDNVPATELVAQWDATSAKGSEIPEPTAYTLAPMKLAPTGTTVNEDDNALFLDGTAQYAATTGPAVDETGSFTVSVSARLDATALAAKPVGYQAQIAAQKMGGESSWALWVVKLDAGTYHWKFTRTAVDSAGKVTQSAEVTAVDLAATGTWVQLTGVFDAQEPWEWTDPSDGTSTETRYGKAHLYVGEYDQASDTATFTTPQQGSGELSVGRGTAGGSTGNYLPGGVQELRIWTGAMNLDQIRTQVLSPSDSI comes from the coding sequence GTGGAGGTGGCGGCGGACCGTACCGAGTACTCCACCACACATGCGAATCCGGACGGTTCCTTCACGCTCACGCAGTCCACCACTCCACAGCGGGTCAAGGAAGAAGACGGCGGCTGGGGTGTGGTCGATCCGGTGCTGGAGCGGCGCGCGGACGGGCGGATCGCTCCCAAAGGCGCGGTGGTGGACCTCTCGTTTGCCGGCGGCGGCAGCGGAGCGGACATGATCCGGCTGGGCAAAAACGGCCGGTCGATCACGCTGGACTGGACCGGTGCACTGCCGGAGCCGGTCCTTGACGGCCCGACCGCCACCTATGCCGATGTTTTCGACGGGGTGGACCTGCAGCTGGCGGCGACCGCCGAGGGCTACCGCGAGGTCCTCGTCGTCAAGACGCCCCAGGCGGCGCAGAACCCCGCTCTGGAACAGGTGAAGCTGACCGCGGCCGGTGACGGCCTGTCCGTGGCGCCGGGCGCGGGCGGTGGCCTGCGCGCCGTCGACGAGGACGGCAACGCCGTCTTCCGAGGCCCCGCGGGACAGATGTGGGACTCCGCCGGCGACAACGAGACCGGCCCGCAGCCCCAGCTGACGCGCGCCAGTGCGCCCACTGCCGCCGGCCCGCAGGACAACGACGACCCGTCGCGGCCGGGGGACGGTGACGCCACCGCGGTGTTGCCGGTCAAGGTCGACGACGGCGCGGTCACGGTCCACCCGGACCTGGACCTGCTGCGCGGCAAGGACACCGTCTACCCCGTCTACATCGACCCCTCGGTCGGCCTGGGCGTTGCGGAGCGCACGAAGCTGTCCTCCGACGGCGACAAGTTCTGGATGTTCGACGGTGACAAGGGCGTCGGCAAGTGCGGTACCGCCGACGGCTACTACTGCGGCGGCGGCTATGTAGACCGTATGTACTTCGAGTTCGCGCCTACGAACCTGGCCGGCAAGTACGTGCTGGATGCCACCTTCCGGGCCCGTGAGACGTGGTCGTTCAACTGCGACCCGCACTGGGTGGACCTGGTGCGCACCGACAACATCTCCGAGGGCACCCGGTGGCCCGGCCCCCAGCAGCTCGACCTGATGGGCGATCAGAACGTCGCGGCAGGCCGCGGCGACCTGTGCAGCCCCGACCAGCCCGACAAGACCATCGAGTTCAACGACAGTTCCGCGGAATCGGACGAAAACCTCACCAGCACCGTCCGTTCCTTCGCGGACGGCAAGATCAGCCGGCTCACCCTGATGCTGCGCGCCAAGGACGAGGGCGACCCGCGGGCGTGGAAGCGGTTTGACGACAACGCCGAACTGCAGGTGGTCTTCGCCTACAGGCCGGGCGTGCCGACCAGTGTCGGTGTGATTCCGGGGAGCGGGACGACGGGGTACTGCAACAAGTCCTCCTCCGACCCGCTGGTGGTGACGCGCAAGGACCCGATGGTCCAGGCCCGCGTGCAGACGTTGGTCGAGGCCCACAAGGGCGACGAGGAAGGCTCGCTGCAGGCGGAGTACGTCATCGAGCGCGGTGACGACGCGGCCTGGCACCAGGTGTGGACCGGGCACATGCCCGACACCGGCTGGCACCCGGACGAGACGCTGGAGAAGATGCGTACCAGCGACCGCGCGGACAAGGGGCTGTACCGGTACAAGGCACGCACCCAGTCGCACTGGTCCTACAGCGGCAAGAGCGGCGACCTGTGGTCCTCCTACAGCCCTTGGTGCTACTTCAAGATCGACTCCACGGCGCCGAAGGCACCTCGCATCACTGCGGGCTCCCCGTACACCGAGTGCACGGCGAACCTGTGTGAGGGCAAGGGCGGCCCCGGCATCCCCGGATCCTTCACCTTCCAGCCGAACACCGCGGACATCGACGCCTCCGGGCACACCGACGTCACCGCCTACGAGTACAAGCTGCTGTCCACTGCGGCGAAGCAGATCTCCGGCACCACGAAGGTCCAGGTCAAGGACGTCGCTCCGCCGCTGTCGGGCACGCAGGTGCTGTCGGTGCGGGCCAAGGACGTCTACAACCGGTGGGGCACACCCGAGGAGTTCGTCTTCAAAGTGGCGCCCGCCGAAGGCGAGACAGGCCGCTGGCACTTCGAGGGCATCCCGGGGTCGGGAACCATGACGTCCAAGGACTACGCCACCGTCGGCCCCCGGCACGACGCCACCCTGGTCGGCCCCGAAGGCACCGGATGGTCGACCCGGGCCCGCCTCGGTGATGCCGACAACTCGCTGCGCCTGAACGACGACACCACCGACCCAGCCAAGCAGAACGGCTACGCCGCGACCTCTACCGCGGCCGTCAACACACAGGACTCCTTCACCGTCTCGGCCTGGGTGCAGCTGACCAACGCCTCCGCCAACCGGGCAGTGCTCTCCGCGCCCGGCAGCGACAACAGTTCCTTCGCGCTGTACTACTCCTCCGCTTTGAAGAAGTGGGTGTTCAACCGGGCGGACAAGGACGTCGTCGACCCCGTCTACATCCGTTCGGTCGCCGACCGTGACAACCCGCCGCTGAAGGTATGGACGCACGTGGCCGGAGTCTTCAAGACCGAAGGCGACGACAACATCCCCGACACCGACCCGGGCAACGACACCATCCAGCTGTTCATCAACGGCCGGCCCCAGGGCACGCCCGTCCCTCTGTCCAAGACAGCACCCGGTTACACCCCGTGGACGGCCGCCGGCGGTCTGCAGTTCGGCCGCTCCAAGGCCGGCGGCACCTACACCAACTACCACTTCGGTCTCCTGGACGAAGCCGCCGTGTGGCAGCGGGCCCTGAACCCGGCCGAAGTCGCCGCCGAAGCCGCAGCCAGCCAGGACAACGTCCCCGCCACCGAGCTGGTGGCCCAGTGGGACGCCACCTCGGCCAAGGGCAGCGAGATCCCCGAGCCCACGGCCTACACGCTGGCGCCCATGAAACTGGCACCCACCGGCACGACGGTGAACGAGGACGACAACGCCCTCTTCCTGGACGGCACCGCCCAGTACGCCGCCACCACGGGACCGGCCGTCGACGAGACCGGCTCCTTCACCGTCTCCGTGAGTGCCCGGCTGGATGCCACCGCGCTCGCCGCGAAACCGGTCGGCTACCAGGCCCAGATCGCAGCCCAGAAGATGGGCGGCGAATCGTCGTGGGCCCTGTGGGTGGTCAAGCTCGACGCCGGCACCTACCACTGGAAGTTCACCCGTACCGCCGTGGACTCGGCCGGCAAGGTCACTCAGAGCGCGGAGGTTACCGCCGTCGATCTCGCCGCAACCGGCACATGGGTACAGCTCACCGGCGTCTTCGACGCCCAGGAGCCCTGGGAGTGGACGGACCCGTCCGACGGCACCAGCACCGAGACCCGCTACGGCAAGGCCCACCTGTACGTCGGTGAATACGACCAGGCGTCGGATACGGCCACGTTCACCACGCCGCAGCAGGGCAGCGGGGAGCTGAGCGTGGGACGCGGCACCGCGGGGGGCAGCACGGGCAACTACCTGCCCGGCGGTGTGCAGGAGCTGAGGATCTGGACCGGAGCGATGAATCTCGACCAGATCCGGACCCAGGTCCTGAGTCCCTCCGACAGCATCTGA